From the genome of Medicago truncatula cultivar Jemalong A17 chromosome 2, MtrunA17r5.0-ANR, whole genome shotgun sequence:
tttttgaaattcttaactttaaggtgtcatttgaaattctttaaatttaacttcaacaaaatacttcataaatttccatcattttaaaaattcttcaaattattatccaaacaataaatttcacttcaaagtatttgaattccctcaaaacatttcaccatccaaacacactcttagagtGTTAAGGATGATCTTTTTAGTACCTAAAGGCTAAAACCACAATAGTTTATTGGCCCAGGCCTTTAGTCGCCATAGACACTTGTACTTATGGAAAATGAAATGTTCAATTTGAGCCCAACATGTGTGCCATAATGTGCATGAAAGATGTTATTAATGCTTCGCGATAATGTTTTATGTGTGTTCAATGTGGTGACACATCAAGCATGAACAATTGTTTTTAagactcaatgattttcactcaccatGATATTTACAATTGTTTCTCAACCTAAGAAACTCATCAAAGCACTCAACCCGTAGCATATAAGTAGCCTAAAAGTTCTCTCCTTTGGTTACATGAGATTCTCCAACAAATGGGTAAAAAGCTTGTTGAAATTTGGCTCAAAATTGGTATTGAAGAATCTGTGAAATCGGGGCACGTGACTTGATCATCATGGCACGATTTCGTGTTGTACAACTTGGGTGAGCCACTGGAAATATCGTGGTACGGGAGCAtggaatcgtggcacgatttctcGGGATTTGAGTTGTATATAAAGGTTCATTCTCTACTTTTTTGAGAGAGTTTCAAGAGAGAAACTTGGTAAATCAGATGatgtaactttagggttgagtgtctttggtgagagcttctcttgggttggaaaacagttgtaaacaccttgggtagtgagattttaCTAGGAGGAGAATCAAAAAGTTTTCTTTAATGTTTTCTCTTAGGATCCATTCTGAGTGAGTGACTTGAAAAATAGGTAGAAATTAAAGTTTGTTCTTTGTGTGCttttaaactaatttattatagagaagtgttatttgaacaaccatttagtTGACAACTTATGGAACAACcataatttaccaaaaaaaaagtaagtatttgcacgaaaaccaaatcaatagaaataaagtaaaaaataatgtgagtgtgagagagaaagttgtaacaAAATGGATATTTAAATGTCATTTCTCTTTCTTATAAGCTTTTTGTATCACTCTTATCATAATGCATCAAAGTACATCTTTACAACCACATGCAATGTTTTCGATTCAAAACCTGAATGAATGTATCCAACTTATCAGTACATTTGTCAATCGACTTTAAGGGTCCTTTTGATTCAGAATTTTTGAAGAGGAGGGGAATGGGGGAAGTATTTTAATCCTTTTGTGTTTGCTACAATTTTTAGGAGAGAAGTGGAGGGAAGAGGAAAAGAGGGGGCAAAATCCTTTTTGTATCTGTGTTATGTGCCTTGTTTTCTATCGTTTTGTGgtttcactttttctttttttaagtattCGTGACATAAGAAATATTTTagcttcaaaaatttatttaagaaacCTAAGAACTTTTACATACAATAAGGTGCTAAATTTAAGTTCTCATCAACAGGTATGACGAGCATAATCACAATGCTACAATATACTAAATTATCCCCAGCAAAAGCTTTTGCATTATATCCACTTCAACAAAAAAGAaggcttaatgatgtgtttcgtccttgcaattaagagtcatttaaaaattggtcctgTAATCGTTAATCCTGGAAaattacccttgcattgtttaatcatttaaaatttcatcctttaaccaacttaatcactgtcacgtcatcaaattagcaaaattgcatgggaatggacaaaaataccgtCATCATCCATtcatgaaatgatatttttacccctgtcttcatcttcttctcactCCCTTTTCTTCTTACCGTATCTGCAAACAACAATCACCAACACCATCCTTATTCGTTTTCTCTTCATGTTTCTTACTGGATCTGCAAACAACACCACCGTCACAGTCTACAAAACCACCGCAATCACCACCGACCCACTCTAAACCCCATACTCATTCAAACTATCCCTCACCAAACCCTCTGCGGCGGCGCAATTCTCCACGTCACCAATCTCCACCAAGCCAAAATGGCCAAACAAGTCGGCACATGTGCCTTTACCGTCTCCGATCAACAACGTATGACCGATCCTTCCCTCATCAAATCCATCAAACACTCTGTTTCAATTCCCGCCATCTTCCCTGTCAGGATCGGTCATGTCGTCGAAGCTTAAATCTTTGAAGCCACCGACGTTGATTACATCGACGAAAACGAAGGTGTTGAACAGTAACGATGCCGAgttttgttgttgaactggttTTTTATGTACGAGTGATGAtttgtgtttgttgttgttgttggggttTGGATATATAAGGTTTATTGAAAAATTGGAACACAGAcctttaatttccatttgttgtAGCCGCACTCCATCTAATTCTGACCccaatttcaaaacttttttggTTGAGGGAAAGAAATCGAAAATGAGTTATGTTGGATGTGGAGAGTTCGATTTGAGTATGTGTTGGGGATTTCGAATTTGTGATGTTGATAGTGGTGGATTCGGATTCAAAAAAAGTTGGTGTTTACGTGTTTGATTGTTCTTGctggaattttttttggttggattcatGGTTTGTTTCTGgaaaattgaagaagatgaacaatgcttcaaagaaagaaggaagacgagggtatttttgtcaatttccatgccattttgctaatttgatgacttggcagtgattaagttggtcaaaggatgaaattttaaatgattaaacaatgtaaGTGTAAATTGCCAGAattagcgattacagggactaatttttaaatgacgcctaattgtAAGGACGAAACACATTATTAAGCTCAAAAAAGAATGAAGAAGTATATGGTAAGGATTGATCTTGTACACCAAAATGAATCTTTGCCACACATGACACAACAAAGGTTAGTCCACTTTTACTCAGAGGCCCCCCACACGCCCACACTATTTGCTTTGTCCATTTGCAGTGTTGACTTGGTCTTGACCACTCAAATAATTGGACACGGTTGATAcagtacaatacaccaaatatGAATGAATTCAGCCACTTATATTAACCAACCTCGTACacaaatcaaaaatattattctctCTCAAATCAAATCCACACTAATTCGATATAACCCagaatttttgttgttatagATGGACAAAGGAGTTGTTGATCCACTCCATGAACAAAGTAAGAGTGAATTCACTTCCACTGTTCTTggttttataaacaaatttctcATGGAAGATGATGACTCAGAGGAAGACTACAATATGTTCCAACATCATGAACATGAAGGGTCTTCCACTGTTCTTGGTTCTATAAACCAATTTCTCATGGAAGAAGACTTTGAAAAAGAGTACACTCAGTTCCAAGATTCTTTTGCTCTTCAACTTACTGAAAAATCATTTCATGATGTTATTGCTCACActcctcttcctcctcctcctcctcctacTGCTGTTACTGCTATTACTACTACTCTTCCTTCTTCCATCCAGCATGAGTATCAACAAAACTACAACTTTGTGGATAGCCCTAACTTCAGTGATTATAGTTTAAGCAGTGATAGCACTAGCTCCTTTGAACTTGATCCAATTATAGACTCATACAACTACAATTACAACCCTTTTCTACTCCCAAATACTCCTCCATTTTCTCCTAATAACTTTGTTTCTCAATCTAATTCAACCATTTTCCCTTCTTTCAATAATGCTCTTTCTCATGAGGTACTTCAGACAGAAAACTTTGAAGAAGAGCATTTTCTCAATGTGTCACAAAATGGATCAGAACAAGTGTATGTAGATGATAGCGGTGAGTTATCAGAATTATTTGATAAAGTACTAGTTCTTGGTACTAAATTCACAAAAGGGCCACTTCAAAACACAAGCTTCCAGCAGAATGAAGAATTATCAAACAGATTCTATGGTTCTAGGAGACAAAGAAGTTATGAGGAAGTTGTGGATTTGAGGACACTATTGATGCTATGTGCACAATCCATTTCTTGTAATGATATTTCAAATGCTAACCAATTATTAAACCAGATTAAGAAACATTCTTCTCCAACAGGTGATGGTACTCAAAGATTGGCACATTTCTTTGGAAATGCACTCGAAGCACGTTTAGCAGGAACTGGTTCACATGTCTATAGAGCTCTATCTTCCAAGAAAAAATCTGCTGCAGATATGGTCAAAGCTTACCAAGTTTATTCATCAGCATGCCCTTTTGAAAAGCTTGCAATTATGTTCTCAAACGATGCAATTTTGAATGTAGCCAAAGAAACAGAAAGTCTTCACATTATAGATTTTGGTGTTGGTTATGGTTTCAAGTGGCTTGGTTTTATATATCGTTTATCGAAAAGATCTGGTGGGCCACCCAAATTGAGGATCACAGGGATAGATCTTCCAAATTCATTGGAGAGAGTGAATGAAACAGGTCTTAGGCTTTCAAGTTATTGCAAACGTTTCAATGTTCCTTTTGAGTACAATGGTATTGCAAAAAATTGGGAAAGTATCAAAGTTCAGGATTTTAAGATAAGGAAAAATGAGTTTGTTGCAGTGACTTGTGTGTTTAAGTTTGAGAATCTACCTGATGAGACAGTTGTTTCGGAGAATCCGAGGGGTGCTGTTTTGGATTTGATTAAGAAGGCAAATCCGAATATATTTATTCATAGCATTGTTAATGGTGGTTATGATGCACCTTTTTTTGTGACAAGGTTTAAGGAAGCTGTTTTTTATTATTCAGCATTGTTTGATATGCTTGATAACAACAATGTTGAACGTGAGGATCCTGTTAGGTTGATGTTTGAGGGAGACGTTTGGGGGAAAGATATAATGAATGTTATAGCTTGTGAAGGTTGTGATAGGGTTGAGAGGCCAGAGACATATATGCATTGGCATTCTAGGCACATGGGAAATGGGTTTAGGTCTTTGAAATTGGATAAGcagattataaataaattgaagtgtAAGTTGAGAGATGATGCATATAATAGTGATTTTCTGTTTGAGGTGAAGGAAAATTGGATGCTACAAGGTTGGAAGGGTAGAATTCTATTTGGTTCTTCTTGTTGGATTCCAACATAGACCTTCACAACTAGGTGGGAGTAAATTAACATTTCTGTGCTTGTAATTGTATGAATCAAACAATTCagtttttcaaatttgcaaaataGTAATTTAGTCTCTCCACtataatatttatatagaaactagctattaaaattaatgaaagACTTATATATTGCTTTGAACAATCTCAGGATGCATTAAGACAAACTAAAACCTTTAAAATTATGGTGCTAGTTCAAGAAAAAGACTAATTTCAacgatattttttaaattaagagaCTAATTGTTTAGAGTGTTTGGTTCCACTTCTTTTCACCGCAGTCGCGCGTCCTCAAGACCTTTTGACGTGAAAATAAGAAGCTAACATTTGTTGCTTCAGAAAAACACGCGTCTATCAGGCTTCCCAGAACAGTTCCAAACAAAGGCCTCATTTGGTAAACTTGTGTACCAAAATGTTTCAGAGGTATATTgatttgaagggaaaaaaaggTGAATTTACTCTCATGTTTGTGTTTCttccaaatgaaaaaaaaatgcttgGGTTGTTTAGTTGATCTTTGATGTTGGAAAGCAGCATGGAGTATGATCTacaaattttgatgatttttttggacaaataaTTCATTCTTAGAGTTGAGCCTTAAGTCAGACTCCTCTATATTTCTTTTTGACAGTAAATAGCTCTATGCACAGCTGATCTATGCAGATATTGTACATCAAGCAAGATAAATTACTCCATAGCTCTTATGTATAGGGAGCCTTTATATATTATGATAAAGCAGACTAGGACTATCCTAAGAGTGAGTGAGGTTTAAAGTAAACTTTGACtgacttattttttgtttaaatgaaaattttaagttGGATCTTATTAATATGAAATGCCTAACCATTAATACTAAGTAATAGTTTTTAAGGAATGTGTTAGGAAAAATGATCTTTGGTGATAGAACAAAGTGCAAGTTTGTGTGTAAAACTAGTTTATGGAATTAGGGTTCTTAGAGAAATTGAGAGGGATTGAGATTGAAAAACTAACTTGATTATTGATAGTAATTGAGTGTATTATTTACAATGCATTATAGAGCTTATATACATTGAGATATGTAACTAACTCCATAACAAACTAGATTGCTTGGCTTACAAGTTAACCAAGGTAGTTACCACTAAACTAGGGTTTCTCTAACTAATTGAATTCTTAAACCTGTAATATTTGGAAACTCATATACCTGATATACACCTTGATGGATAAAGAAATGGAGAGAGTGATCCGATAAGAAGAGAGATATAAAGGAAAATAAGAAGTTGAATTAGGATTCGAGTGTTAAGGATACCTTTCTTTAGTACCTAAAACCACAATACTTCATTGCCCTAGGCCTTCGGTCGCTATAGACACTTgtatttatgaaaaacaaaatgcaGAATGCTCAGTTTTGAGCCTAACATGTGTGTCCGAGTGATGGATATTCTTAAGGCTCAGCTACAACGTTCACGTGTGTGCAGCGTGGTGACACATCAGGTGTGAACATGGCTCTGTTGGTGACCATGGCAGATATTCATTTCTCTGTATCTGATCTGTGTTTTCTCTGCTCTCATatcttttgaaaattaaatctaacaattaatcaaatttttcttatttttcatttcattcaatcTTTATAATTGACAAAGATATCACAATCTAAGAGGATGCATATGGTTTTACTTCTGCAGTCACTTTACAAGATAATTTAAACACCGAAAGCTTTTGTTCTGCATTTTTAAAATGCAATCTGATTACCCTGCACAATTTGATTGTGATGTTTATGCTTTACATTATGGTTTAGTTGCTGTTCAATGCAGTCAAAGTATTGAGTTTggtcacttctttaatagttcaatCTATTAGTTAGTTTATTAGTATTAGTTGGTTGGTTGGGATTAATTAGAGTTAGTTACTCTTATTAAGTGCACAAATCATTTGATCAATATAATTTCATATGAATTATACTCTCATTTGAGTTGTAAAGctcttttttatctctttttctcCTAATACTTCAATATTCTAATAgctatgatatatatatatatatatatatatatatatatatatatatatatatatatatatggggagAGAGGGTTGAATAACCCAACTGCTTTGAGTTAAAGATTAAGGAGTTGAAGGTTCTAACtatgatgatgtatatgttTATCACTTTATCTATATCGTGTAAAAAATTATAGGACAAGGAAGAAAGCAAATCAAAGGTGAGAATTTATGCAAAATTCTCTTTGCTCACGCCATGGTTCTTACCGTAAGTGGAGAGGCTATTTCTAAATAAATGGTTTATGcaatataatttcttttgtcctttcaaaaaatataatttgttttatgtCAATTTTGCTTTCGTTCATGTGCATTTTAATTGTCTTTAAGTGATTTGCAGAAGTTTTTCCGTTGGTTGATGATTgtgattcaattttatttttatcttttgcaCTTAGTTTGATGGAGAATTATGTAGTTCTATGTAGTTCTTTTGcacttattattttttgttttatacggtTCTTAAAGGTGGTGGTCGGATCCTTATTTTATTTGGGGATCGACCGACCCCATTCTTGTAAATTCTTTGTATGACTGTTTAATTCCGGGGTGGCTCCTTTGGTACACCTTGTACAAAAGAGTTTTTCATCGTCGTTGTTAATATATcctattttaatttcttcaaaaaaaaaatgaatataaaaaggAAATGAGTAAACTGTCAAATTACAATCTATTAGATTATAAGACGCTCTTAAATAGGTCATTGatattatgaatatttcaaattaGTCATGACTATGTTGAACTTTACTCATATTAGTGTTTTGGAAAATATGACAGTGATTAAATTGATACTAAATACTTAAAGATATGGATTCAattgataataaatttttaaaacatgacACCCTAATTGATTGTGACCGATTAAATTTAGGGAACAATTTAACAATTTAATGAAGTCAAAAACctttataaaatattcataatttcaaatatGTCTTCCAAGATGAGAGCCTAATTTGATGTTTTATTCAAAAAGAAATACTACTGATTTTTAGCATGACATGTACATCCGAGTGTGCATGATTCATGTGTTTTGCCTCGGACCGAGACAAAGTTTCGCGTGTGTTCGGTGTGGTGGCACGCATGGTGAAAGagtctttgaaaaaaaaaattaaggtttaaatgtgaaaatagttcctgcaaatatctgatattttggttttagtccctgtaaaaatatttttttggttttagttcctgcaaatatagaaaatttggttttggtccttgatattttgttttagtctttgtaaaattgatttatattggatttggtccttgtaatatgtagaatatttgattttagtccctcaaaatgaggactaaaatgaatattatagggaccaattttaatatgaaatgattttacaaggattaaaacaaaatatcaatgaccaaaaccaaatattttatatttgcagggactaaaaccaaaaaaatatttttacagggactaaaaccaaaatgtcagatatttgcagggaccatttccatatttaagcgAAAAATCAAATAGAGCataacatattatatatatttttttaaatataacgTATTATTACTATAGTTAGTTgatattaaatttctttttttttaaaggatattaaattacttccttaaaaaaaaggatattaaaTTACTTGGTTCCTGGTCTATGCAATTTGCGTGCTGATTAAGAAAATTGTAAGCTTGTCAACCAAGCTAAATTTAACAATCCGTGACTTTCGGTATATAAAAGTTTATCAGCGAACACCGTTGACACTTGAGAGAAATTCAACCTCTTTTTCTTTGAACCAAAAGAAATTCAATCCTTATCTTCATGGATAGTATTAAAACTGATATTGAGATACTATTGTTTTCTCTTACTTGATTGCATTCTCCATCGTTTTAAACTATCAAAATATCTTTTCAAACAAATTGCAATACGTTAAGGTCtggttttgaaatatattaatcataagtattattttatctttttcttagagtattataatatctttaaaatttaaaatatattaaaagagTAATGGTTGAATTGATTGATGTCAAGAGTCATTTGTTCTAATCGATGACAATTGTGATAGTTGTGTTTCTTCTTTTCAGGGTTTTCTCAAATCCACTTCAAATTCGTATAGTTATGTCGCTTCTTTCTAGAGCCTAAGAAGCGATACAATGTTTGCAATgatcaacactttttttttttaatatagacAACAATGAATTCTTAAGTAATGAGAACCTTACTTGGACAACACATATGCACATAATCTAATAATGGCATTGAAGATCATTTAATCATTTTGCTCTTTCAGGTCTCATGTTTGGGTGGTTATGAATTGTCGTGAAAGTTTTAACCATGATATCACTTAAGGGTTCGTTCGATTGTCAAGATAGGAAGACAGTATGATACATTAATCATATCGTGCTTAAATCTCATGTTTGATGCACCAAAGAGATTggataaaataaaccatatttcTATCATATTCTGACTTTCCATTGTAATTTCTATCCTGAGTATAAGTTGAGTTAGAAATTATCCTGATGGGATTAGaagatcattttttatttattatcttgatattctttcatttttaaaatattgtcatttttaaaataatgatagcatgtattttctattataattaataacatgtcatttttataatatttaattaattatgagagcaatttttcatttgattataATGATATCATGTTTGTTATTATGTGCACATCAAACACATAATAGGATTAATGTTTATCATGTCATTATCATATCTTATCTATATCTAACTTTATATTATATCTTGCATCTATCCTATCCTGACCATCAAACGGATCCTAAACTTCTCTCCCTCACACCTCTTTTACTCAATCAAACCACACTAGACCCCAAAGACGTCATTGGAGACTTGGAGCAATATCCAAGATAGAGGCTCCCTATACAATAAGGAAAGAGATTAACTTACTTCCTCTCTATAAATAGATTAACTACTTATAGTTAAAACTCAAGCTATTAATTAACCTTAAGCACCCTTGAAATAAAGAGATAACAAAATGGAAGTCGGTaagttttgactttttttaaaaatgatttgtaAAAATAGTCACATGTTAACGTGTCATGTCAATCCCTAACAATGCGTGTTATAGAATAACTAAATTGTCTAACCTCGTTCATTTCAATGACTATTTTGCCTATTTTCAAGTTTTACACGACAAAATGTCATAACCATACAATTGATGATTTACTAGATTCTTGTATCCATTCGATGgactaaaaaaacataaaatcgaTTGAGATTGTTTGATCAAACACCTTTTTTCGTGAAACGAATATGTGACGGGTGATCGCGATCAAGTAGTCTAATGACtataattcactttttaaagtAAATAAGTGGGGTATCCGAGATTCGAATAtcgcccctacatataataataatatattatccTTGCCAACTGAATTATACTCAACTTTCCtcattattattgttaaaataaaaaatcaaagattGAGGGAATATACTCATcatgatttgattttatcaacATATTTTCAGTCGCACATCCTTCCACGAAGATTCGTACTCACGCAGTCATCATATAGTAAAATTtcatttgttttcaaattttattacatttttgtttttagtttatgGTACTTTTGTTTCCCCCATACTTATAATGTTTCATTTCACTTGAACACAAAAACCATCGTAGAATCAAACAACTAACCAACTTCATGCTATGGATCCGAATTTTGTCGGATTCGAAACAACCTACAAATTCGATGACCATGGTAACTTAATCCTTCTCTCTGATCCAAATCCAAACCTTGACGATTTCACCATCACCAACCCTTATGTGGGCCCATCCAATTCGGAGCCACTAGTTTTTTCTTCTGATACAACCAAAGATTCTACCTTTGAAGATGCTGATTTTTCAGAAACAGTGAAATATATAAGCCAGATTTTAATGGAAGAAGAATTTGAACAAAAACCATGTATGTGTTATGACCCACTTAGTCTTCAACATACTGAGAAAATTTTCTTTGATgctttggaatcaaatttgccTCTTTCACCTAATCAACACCCTCTTGATGTTCTTGAGATTCCTAATAGCACTTGTTGTGTTACTACTGATTCTGGTAATAGTTCTAGTTCTAATGAGTTAAAGCCTCTTTCACCTGATACACCAGTTTCTGGTGGTGATTCTGGTTTTAATTCAGTGAAGTCTCAATTTATTGTTCCAAATCATGGTTTGAATTTGAGTAATAGTAATATTAGTGATGGTGTTTTTGATTTGGATTCTTCTGAGACTAGGGTTATGgctcaaaatatttttagtgaTGCTGATTCTATTTTGCAGTTTAGAAAAGGGTTAGAGGAAGCTAGCAAGTTTCTTCCACAAAAAGCTCAGCTTTTTACT
Proteins encoded in this window:
- the LOC11408919 gene encoding scarecrow-like protein 33, translating into MDKGVVDPLHEQSKSEFTSTVLGFINKFLMEDDDSEEDYNMFQHHEHEGSSTVLGSINQFLMEEDFEKEYTQFQDSFALQLTEKSFHDVIAHTPLPPPPPPTAVTAITTTLPSSIQHEYQQNYNFVDSPNFSDYSLSSDSTSSFELDPIIDSYNYNYNPFLLPNTPPFSPNNFVSQSNSTIFPSFNNALSHEVLQTENFEEEHFLNVSQNGSEQVYVDDSGELSELFDKVLVLGTKFTKGPLQNTSFQQNEELSNRFYGSRRQRSYEEVVDLRTLLMLCAQSISCNDISNANQLLNQIKKHSSPTGDGTQRLAHFFGNALEARLAGTGSHVYRALSSKKKSAADMVKAYQVYSSACPFEKLAIMFSNDAILNVAKETESLHIIDFGVGYGFKWLGFIYRLSKRSGGPPKLRITGIDLPNSLERVNETGLRLSSYCKRFNVPFEYNGIAKNWESIKVQDFKIRKNEFVAVTCVFKFENLPDETVVSENPRGAVLDLIKKANPNIFIHSIVNGGYDAPFFVTRFKEAVFYYSALFDMLDNNNVEREDPVRLMFEGDVWGKDIMNVIACEGCDRVERPETYMHWHSRHMGNGFRSLKLDKQIINKLKCKLRDDAYNSDFLFEVKENWMLQGWKGRILFGSSCWIPT